DNA from Aggregatimonas sangjinii:
TATCGGCTTTCTCGAATTTCTCCTCACTCCCATAAAACCACCAAGAGGTGTTGAAAAACATCCGTTTGGGTTGCCAGGTAGAAAGGGCTTCCAATTGATCAGGGTAGGCTTTCGCGTCGCCCACCAAATCGAAGGCCTCGACACTTAAGATGGCCGATGCGGTGTGGTGACCGTGGGTGCTTCCCGGCGAGCGATGGTCAAAGCGATTGACAATAACATCGGGTTTAAACTGCCGGATGATACGCACGACATCACCGAGTACTTCCTCTTTATTCCATAAGGCAAGGGTCTCGTCCGGATGCTTGGAATAGCCAAAATCATTCGCCCTTGTAAAAAATTGCTGTCCGCCATCGATACGCCTTGCCGCCAATAGTTCTTCTGTTCTTAGCACACCCAAAAGCTCCCGTAATTCGGGCCCAATGAGATTTTGTCCACCGTCACCACGGGTTAGGGAAAGATATCCGGTTCGCGCTTTATCGTGATTGGATAGATAGGATATCAATCGCGTATTTTCGTCATCGGGGTGGGCAGCGATATAAAGGGCGGAACCTAAAAAATTGAGTTTTTGGATTGCGTGGTAAATCTCTGATGATGAAGAGTGTTTTGCCGCTTGTGCATTAGATTTTGACATGAAGCACAAAACGCAGCAAACACTAAGGATAAACAGGCGCATAAGATGTTTTTAGTTGGTTTTCAAAGATAGAAAGATAATAGCCGCAGGGTAGGGTTTTAAAATTACTTTAACAATGGCCGCTTCCGCTTGCCTACGGCAAACTTTCAAGTTGTTCTTCGACCTTGCCTTCATTCACTTGCTCGAATTGGTCTTTGAATTCCTCATTGTAGACCGATACGAGCGCCACGCCTTTTTGCAATACCAAACTATTCGGATAGGTAAGGATTTCTCCGTTCCTTTTGCGCAAGTGCAAATGAAAGGCCCTAATATCTTCGATTACGAAGATATTTTCGTTGGTCTCGGGCAGATCATTGATTTCCTTGTCCATAATACGTATCGTATTTCCTATTTTGAACGGATACGAAAAAAAGATGATGACTCCCGCGGTAATATTGCTCAGTATAGACCATTGGGCAAAAAGAGCCACGCCGATGACCGCAAAAATAGAGGAAAGCATCACCCCCAAGTCCTTGAAGTTCACACCCCAGATAAGTGTAAAAATCGCGAGGGTGGTTATGGTAAGGGCAGCGGAAAGGTATTTTACGATAAGATTGGTGCGCACTTTGTTGAATTCCCCGATTTTGCCCACCTTACGAATAGCCTTGCTGGAAAATATGTTAAAAATGAACACCACTATCAGGGTGATCAAGCTGTACAGCAATTCAGTACGATGCGCTAAAAAAAACTCTTC
Protein-coding regions in this window:
- a CDS encoding mechanosensitive ion channel domain-containing protein encodes the protein MEEFFLAHRTELLYSLITLIVVFIFNIFSSKAIRKVGKIGEFNKVRTNLIVKYLSAALTITTLAIFTLIWGVNFKDLGVMLSSIFAVIGVALFAQWSILSNITAGVIIFFSYPFKIGNTIRIMDKEINDLPETNENIFVIEDIRAFHLHLRKRNGEILTYPNSLVLQKGVALVSVYNEEFKDQFEQVNEGKVEEQLESLP